Proteins encoded in a region of the Isoalcanivorax pacificus W11-5 genome:
- a CDS encoding efflux RND transporter periplasmic adaptor subunit codes for MMLGITITVLMLAVAFLAGCDARGQAAESAPPPPQVDVAEVLAEDVTLWNRYTGRVAAPETVALRPRVSGYIDKVAFEEGELVQQGQVLFVIDQRPYQARLRAAEADLAHARSQLALATTEAARARQLMESRAISREEFDQRSASQASAQATVQAAAAALESAQLDLHYTEVRSPVSGRAGRAAVTRGNLASADSTLLTTVVSVDPVHVYFESTQQTANEHAATDAGNIPVRIGLPGDEGFPYRGELDFIDNRVNSETGTLQYRAVLANPDGVFRPGQFVRVEMPLESARHAVLVDQKAVLTDQDRRYVYVVNQDNRAERRNVIAGRRVDGLLVIREGLSSGDQVVVNGVQKVFYPGMEVVPQRVSMRAGHEGQLAVTP; via the coding sequence ATGATGTTGGGCATAACCATTACCGTGCTGATGCTGGCCGTGGCTTTCCTGGCCGGCTGTGATGCGCGTGGCCAGGCCGCCGAATCGGCGCCACCGCCGCCGCAGGTGGATGTCGCCGAAGTACTGGCTGAAGACGTCACACTCTGGAACCGTTACACCGGCCGCGTGGCTGCACCGGAAACCGTGGCACTGCGTCCACGGGTCAGCGGCTACATCGACAAGGTGGCCTTCGAAGAAGGCGAACTGGTGCAGCAGGGGCAAGTGCTGTTCGTGATTGACCAGCGCCCATACCAGGCACGCCTGCGCGCCGCCGAAGCCGATCTGGCACACGCTCGCAGTCAGTTGGCCCTGGCCACGACCGAGGCCGCACGTGCCCGGCAGCTGATGGAAAGCCGCGCCATTTCACGTGAGGAATTCGACCAGCGCAGTGCATCGCAGGCCAGCGCCCAGGCTACCGTACAGGCGGCCGCCGCCGCCCTGGAGTCGGCACAACTGGATCTGCATTACACCGAAGTGCGCTCGCCGGTCAGCGGCCGCGCCGGCCGCGCAGCAGTCACCCGCGGCAACCTGGCCAGTGCCGACAGCACCCTGCTGACGACCGTGGTGTCCGTAGACCCGGTACACGTCTATTTCGAAAGCACCCAGCAGACCGCCAATGAACATGCCGCCACCGACGCGGGCAACATTCCGGTACGGATCGGCCTGCCCGGTGATGAAGGCTTCCCGTATCGCGGCGAACTGGATTTCATCGACAACCGTGTCAACAGCGAGACCGGCACGCTGCAATACCGTGCCGTGCTGGCCAACCCGGACGGCGTGTTCCGACCGGGCCAGTTCGTGCGGGTTGAGATGCCGCTGGAAAGCGCCCGCCATGCCGTACTGGTGGACCAGAAAGCCGTACTCACCGATCAGGATCGCCGCTACGTGTATGTGGTGAACCAGGACAACCGCGCAGAACGCCGCAATGTTATTGCCGGCCGGCGCGTCGATGGCTTGCTGGTAATCCGCGAAGGGCTGTCCTCCGGTGATCAGGTGGTCGTCAACGGGGTGCAGAAAGTGTTCTACCCCGGCATGGAAGTGGTCCCGCAGCGGGTCAGCATGCGTGCCGGGCACGAGGGGCAGCTGGCGGTCACGCCGTAA
- a CDS encoding AraC family transcriptional regulator, which yields MMIDYSACSEQINAPLCRKLAEQVMEHITEEGVVSTAIPGLELLRANGATSCTSTVYEPALCVIAQGQKTVQLGDREIIYGPLSYMVSSVHLPVVGQVLQASEDEPYLAVKLTIDPQEVADLILELGDDMPLHEDIACSEVACGLCIAQVDFGILEAMTRMVSLLGSPTDARMLAPLARREIIYRALMGEMGARMRDFAAADSQAHRVSRVIALLKDRFAEPLRIRELADNVNMSESTLFHTFKQVTRMSPLQFQKKLRLHEARRLMLTEGLEAATASYRVGYESPSHFSREYSRMFGAPPRADVIKLRGEPSRVAAPA from the coding sequence ATGATGATCGACTACAGTGCCTGCAGCGAGCAGATCAATGCACCGTTGTGCCGCAAGCTGGCAGAGCAGGTCATGGAACACATCACTGAAGAAGGCGTGGTGAGCACGGCCATTCCTGGCCTGGAACTGCTGCGCGCGAACGGTGCAACGAGTTGTACTTCTACCGTCTATGAGCCGGCGCTATGCGTCATCGCCCAGGGGCAGAAGACGGTGCAGCTCGGTGACCGCGAAATTATCTATGGGCCGCTGAGCTATATGGTGTCCTCGGTGCATCTGCCGGTGGTGGGGCAGGTGTTGCAGGCATCGGAAGACGAACCCTACCTGGCAGTAAAGCTCACCATCGACCCGCAGGAAGTGGCTGACCTGATTCTGGAGTTGGGTGACGACATGCCGCTGCACGAGGACATCGCCTGCAGCGAAGTGGCCTGCGGCCTGTGCATTGCGCAGGTGGATTTCGGCATTCTGGAAGCCATGACACGCATGGTCAGCCTGCTCGGTTCACCCACGGATGCACGCATGCTGGCGCCGCTGGCGCGGCGCGAGATTATTTATCGCGCCCTGATGGGCGAGATGGGTGCGCGCATGCGCGACTTTGCTGCAGCGGACAGCCAGGCACACCGGGTGTCGCGCGTGATCGCGCTGCTCAAGGACCGTTTTGCCGAGCCGTTGCGGATTCGCGAACTGGCAGACAACGTTAACATGAGCGAGTCGACCCTGTTCCACACCTTCAAGCAGGTGACGCGCATGTCACCGCTGCAATTCCAGAAGAAACTGCGCCTGCACGAAGCACGCCGGCTGATGCTCACGGAGGGGCTGGAAGCCGCCACGGCCAGTTATCGTGTCGGCTATGAAAGCCCGTCACACTTCAGCCGCGAATACAGCCGCATGTTCGGCGCACCGCCGCGTGCGGATGTGATCAAGCTGCGCGGTGAACCGTCGCGTGTGGCGGCCCCCGCCTGA
- a CDS encoding NINE protein codes for MQNMPVHPDTHSKVIGYLLWIFGFTGSHRFYYGKPITGTIWFFTFGLFLIGWIIDLFLIPSMDRQADHRFRTGQVDYNLSWILLTFLGLFGVHRMYMGKWITGILYLFTAGLLGLGYLYDLWTLNTQVSERNRVLATR; via the coding sequence ATGCAGAATATGCCTGTCCACCCTGACACCCACAGCAAGGTCATCGGCTACCTGCTCTGGATCTTCGGCTTCACCGGCTCACACCGTTTCTACTATGGCAAACCGATCACCGGCACCATCTGGTTCTTCACCTTCGGCCTGTTCCTGATCGGCTGGATCATCGACCTGTTCCTGATCCCGTCCATGGACCGCCAGGCCGACCACCGCTTCCGCACCGGCCAGGTGGACTACAACCTCAGCTGGATACTGTTGACGTTCCTCGGCCTGTTCGGCGTGCATCGCATGTACATGGGGAAGTGGATCACCGGCATCCTGTACCTGTTCACAGCCGGTCTGCTCGGGCTGGGGTATCTGTACGACCTGTGGACACTGAATACGCAGGTGTCGGAGCGCAACCGGGTGCTGGCAACACGCTGA
- a CDS encoding TonB-dependent receptor, with product MRHPVLSGLCLAPLVLAQPILAETVNKLDEVSISATRGGSVAGKTPQKITVITREELEQQLAVTSDTSQVLSNLIPSFSPSRQKLTNSGETFRGRNPLFMIDGVPQSNPLRDGSRDGYTIDLSMVERIEIIHGASAEHGLGATGGIINFVTRRPEGTQIRQHLGMRASAPTDYDEDGVGYKLDYRVEGVRGNWDFLAAATFEERGMYYDADGRAIGIDPTQGDTMDSRSHDLFLKVGYWLTENQQLQFTVNRFELDGHHDYVLVSGSRANGVPATSVPGSPEGDAPKNDVVTTNLTYRHDNWLGNQVLAQVYTQRFRALYGGSTAGTFQDPSNPGVDVFDQSQNESDKVGAKFTVTRDGMFNNRLKITTGLDVLQDETSQMLTQTGREWVPETRFENIAPFVQGEYRATQRLSLHSGVRYEYAKLKVDDFTTLASYNGGQFVEGGEPSFDETLFNFGVVYQVNDWAQLFANYSEGFGMPDVGRVLRGIDDPGQRVDDFLDLRPIVTDNQEIGWRFNHGAWDAEISYFRSDSDLGARLQPVNGVFEVSRERTEIEGVEVDTNYQLTERHRIGASYAHVNGKFDSDDGGHTDTRLGARDISPDRLTLRWQTRWNDRIASQVTGNYLFSRNYPGDGADNDFSSYTLVDASLIYTLSEGKLSFGIDNLFNEDYFTFFAQSAGLLDTQYTKGLGRTLSVGYSLDF from the coding sequence GTGCGTCATCCCGTTCTGTCCGGCCTGTGCCTGGCACCGCTTGTGCTGGCCCAGCCCATTCTTGCTGAAACCGTCAACAAGCTCGATGAAGTCTCGATCAGCGCCACCCGGGGTGGCAGCGTGGCGGGAAAAACGCCGCAGAAGATCACCGTCATCACCCGTGAAGAGCTCGAACAGCAACTGGCGGTGACCTCGGATACCTCCCAGGTCCTGAGCAACCTGATTCCCTCGTTCTCGCCCAGCCGCCAGAAGCTCACCAATTCCGGCGAGACGTTCCGGGGCCGCAACCCGCTGTTCATGATCGACGGGGTGCCCCAGTCCAACCCGCTGCGTGACGGTTCCCGCGATGGCTACACCATTGACCTGTCGATGGTGGAACGGATCGAGATCATTCACGGTGCCAGCGCCGAGCACGGCCTGGGCGCCACCGGCGGCATCATCAACTTCGTCACCCGGCGGCCGGAAGGCACGCAGATTCGCCAGCACCTGGGCATGCGCGCCAGCGCGCCCACCGACTATGACGAAGATGGCGTCGGCTACAAGCTGGACTACCGTGTGGAAGGCGTGCGTGGCAACTGGGATTTCCTGGCGGCGGCCACCTTTGAAGAACGCGGCATGTACTACGATGCCGACGGCCGCGCCATCGGCATTGACCCGACCCAGGGCGACACCATGGATTCCCGCAGCCACGACCTGTTTCTGAAAGTGGGTTACTGGCTGACGGAAAACCAGCAACTGCAATTCACCGTGAACCGCTTTGAGCTGGATGGCCATCACGATTATGTGTTGGTGTCTGGAAGCCGTGCCAACGGCGTGCCCGCCACGTCGGTGCCGGGGTCGCCGGAAGGGGATGCACCAAAGAATGATGTGGTCACCACCAACCTGACCTACCGGCACGACAACTGGCTGGGCAATCAGGTGCTGGCGCAGGTTTATACGCAGCGTTTTCGGGCGTTGTATGGGGGTTCTACTGCGGGTACCTTCCAGGACCCGAGCAATCCGGGCGTCGATGTCTTTGATCAATCGCAGAATGAATCCGACAAAGTCGGTGCAAAATTCACCGTCACCCGTGACGGCATGTTCAACAACCGGCTGAAAATCACCACCGGTCTGGACGTGCTCCAGGATGAAACCAGTCAGATGCTGACGCAGACCGGCCGGGAGTGGGTGCCGGAAACCCGGTTCGAAAATATTGCCCCGTTTGTGCAGGGTGAATACCGGGCTACCCAGCGTTTGTCGCTGCATTCGGGTGTGCGTTATGAATACGCCAAGCTCAAAGTGGATGATTTCACTACGCTGGCGTCTTACAACGGTGGCCAATTTGTTGAAGGTGGCGAGCCGAGCTTTGACGAAACCCTGTTCAACTTTGGCGTCGTTTATCAGGTCAACGATTGGGCGCAGTTGTTTGCCAACTATTCAGAAGGTTTCGGCATGCCGGATGTGGGCCGGGTGCTGCGCGGCATTGATGATCCGGGCCAGCGTGTGGATGACTTTCTCGACCTGCGGCCCATCGTGACGGACAACCAGGAAATCGGCTGGCGCTTCAACCACGGCGCCTGGGATGCGGAGATCAGTTACTTCCGGTCCGACTCTGATTTGGGAGCACGCCTTCAACCGGTTAACGGCGTTTTCGAAGTCAGCCGTGAAAGAACCGAGATCGAAGGTGTGGAAGTTGACACCAACTATCAGCTCACTGAGCGCCATCGTATCGGTGCGAGCTACGCACACGTCAACGGTAAATTTGACTCCGACGATGGCGGGCATACCGATACCCGGCTGGGCGCGCGTGACATTTCTCCCGACCGCCTGACGTTGCGCTGGCAAACCCGCTGGAACGACAGGATCGCCAGCCAGGTGACGGGCAACTACCTGTTCAGCCGCAACTATCCGGGCGACGGTGCCGATAACGATTTCAGCAGTTACACCCTGGTGGATGCCTCACTGATCTACACGCTGTCCGAAGGCAAACTCTCGTTCGGTATCGACAACCTGTTCAATGAAGACTATTTCACCTTCTTCGCCCAGAGCGCAGGTCTGCTGGATACGCAATACACCAAGGGCCTTGGCCGCACGCTCAGTGTCGGCTACAGCCTGGACTTCTGA
- a CDS encoding PepSY-associated TM helix domain-containing protein — protein MKPTLLALHKYAGLALAVLLGVIGASGSLLVFHDTQDEWLTPALRSTPGSLRSFDEIIAAAQAAMPDAVPRRLDVSQGDGSPHVVRFPGPEGAPGPIQVAVSPSTAQVLAVRQWGAYPMSWIYRLHYTLLSGSTGKYVVGLCGLFLLFFCLSGLYLWWPRAGRWRRAFTVRRDLGVFRFNHDLHQVAGVVLLPVMLIVAFSGTALVFPAQVTALVRAVLPVDAPQNISLSATGESVSFDAAIDAARRVFPEATLTRIDFPDGPGKGYRVAFQQAGEGHGTTRVWVSGAGEVLATRDARQVPAGNRFLDWQFPLHNGAQFGLAGRWLVFVSGWVLVLLCGTGVYLWWRKRRLQQQARRRR, from the coding sequence ATGAAACCCACACTGCTCGCCCTGCATAAATATGCGGGGCTGGCACTGGCGGTGCTGCTGGGGGTGATCGGTGCCAGCGGCAGCCTGCTGGTGTTTCACGACACGCAGGATGAATGGCTGACCCCGGCGCTGCGCAGCACGCCGGGGTCTTTGCGTTCATTCGACGAGATCATTGCGGCGGCGCAGGCGGCGATGCCCGATGCCGTGCCCCGGCGGCTGGACGTCTCGCAGGGGGACGGCAGCCCGCATGTGGTGCGTTTCCCCGGCCCCGAGGGCGCACCCGGCCCGATCCAGGTCGCGGTGTCGCCATCCACCGCGCAGGTGCTGGCAGTGCGGCAGTGGGGCGCCTATCCCATGAGCTGGATTTACCGGTTGCACTACACGCTACTGTCGGGCAGCACCGGCAAATATGTGGTGGGCCTATGCGGCCTGTTCCTGCTGTTTTTCTGTTTGTCGGGCCTGTATCTCTGGTGGCCCCGCGCGGGCCGCTGGCGCAGGGCGTTCACGGTACGCCGCGATCTGGGGGTGTTCCGTTTCAATCACGATCTGCATCAGGTGGCTGGCGTGGTGTTGTTGCCGGTGATGCTGATCGTCGCCTTCTCTGGCACGGCACTGGTCTTTCCTGCCCAGGTAACGGCGCTGGTCAGGGCCGTGTTGCCGGTGGACGCGCCGCAGAACATATCGCTGTCGGCAACCGGCGAGTCGGTGTCGTTTGACGCAGCCATCGACGCGGCGCGACGTGTGTTCCCGGAAGCGACACTGACGCGGATCGATTTTCCCGACGGGCCCGGCAAGGGCTATCGCGTGGCCTTTCAGCAGGCGGGTGAAGGGCACGGCACCACGCGGGTCTGGGTCAGTGGTGCAGGGGAGGTGCTGGCAACACGCGATGCGCGGCAGGTGCCTGCCGGCAACCGTTTTCTCGACTGGCAATTCCCGCTGCACAATGGCGCGCAGTTCGGGCTGGCTGGCCGCTGGCTGGTGTTTGTCAGCGGCTGGGTGCTGGTGCTGTTGTGTGGCACCGGGGTGTATCTGTGGTGGCGCAAGCGGCGCCTGCAACAGCAGGCGCGCCGGCGCCGCTGA
- the purT gene encoding formate-dependent phosphoribosylglycinamide formyltransferase, translating into MTQPTLGTPLSPTATRVLLLGSGELGKEVVIALQRLGCEVIAVDRYANAPAMQVAHRSHVISMLDGAALRAVIAQEKPHLVVPEIEAIATDTLVELEQEGLHVVPTARAAKLTMNREGIRRLAAEELGLATSPYRFAETEQEYRDAVAAIGLPCVVKPVMSSSGKGQSTVKSDADIQHAWDYAQSGGRAGKGRVIVEGFVDFDYEITLLTVRHRDGTSYCAPIGHRQEKGDYRESWQPQPMSDKALAEAERIAGAVTEALGGQGIFGVELFVKGDAVYFSEVSPRPHDTGMVTLISQNLSEFELHARAILGLPIPAIRQYGPSASAVLLVEGDSGQMTYGNLAAALAEPDTDLRLFGKPEVRGERRLGVGLARDESIQAAIDKALRVAGAIDVTL; encoded by the coding sequence ATGACCCAGCCCACGCTTGGCACGCCCCTCTCCCCCACCGCGACCCGCGTGTTGCTGCTCGGCAGCGGCGAGCTCGGCAAGGAAGTGGTCATCGCGCTGCAACGGCTGGGCTGCGAAGTGATTGCCGTGGACCGCTATGCCAATGCACCGGCGATGCAGGTCGCCCATCGCAGCCACGTCATTTCAATGCTGGATGGCGCCGCCCTGCGCGCTGTCATCGCACAGGAAAAACCGCACCTCGTGGTGCCTGAAATCGAGGCCATCGCCACCGACACGCTGGTGGAGCTGGAGCAGGAAGGGCTGCATGTGGTACCCACCGCGCGGGCCGCAAAACTGACCATGAACCGCGAGGGCATCCGTCGTCTGGCGGCCGAAGAACTGGGCCTGGCCACCTCGCCGTACCGTTTCGCCGAAACCGAGCAGGAATACCGCGACGCCGTTGCCGCCATCGGCCTGCCGTGCGTGGTGAAGCCGGTGATGTCGTCGTCCGGCAAGGGTCAGAGCACGGTGAAAAGCGATGCGGATATCCAGCACGCTTGGGACTATGCCCAGTCCGGCGGCCGTGCCGGCAAGGGCCGGGTGATTGTCGAGGGGTTTGTCGATTTCGATTATGAAATCACGCTGCTGACCGTGCGCCATCGCGACGGCACGTCCTACTGCGCGCCGATTGGTCACCGTCAGGAAAAAGGCGATTACCGTGAGTCCTGGCAACCGCAACCGATGTCCGATAAAGCCCTGGCGGAAGCCGAGCGGATTGCCGGTGCCGTGACCGAAGCGCTCGGGGGCCAAGGCATTTTCGGCGTGGAGCTGTTCGTGAAGGGCGACGCCGTGTATTTCAGTGAAGTCTCGCCGCGGCCGCATGATACCGGCATGGTCACGCTCATTTCCCAGAACCTGTCCGAATTCGAATTGCATGCCCGCGCGATTCTTGGTCTGCCGATCCCCGCCATTCGTCAGTACGGCCCGAGCGCCTCGGCGGTACTGCTGGTGGAAGGCGATTCCGGCCAGATGACCTACGGCAACCTGGCCGCCGCACTGGCCGAGCCGGACACCGACCTGCGGCTGTTCGGCAAGCCGGAAGTGCGTGGCGAACGCCGCCTGGGCGTGGGCCTGGCGCGCGACGAAAGCATCCAGGCCGCGATTGACAAGGCACTGCGCGTGGCCGGCGCGATTGACGTCACGCTGTGA
- the tadA gene encoding tRNA adenosine(34) deaminase TadA has protein sequence MTDDEKWMHEALALAKQGAAEGEVPVGALVVRDGQVLGRGWNRPIAGHDPTAHAEVMALRDAARHEANYRLTGATLYVTIEPCTMCFGALMHARIARLVYGATEPRAGTCVSQLRLPEQSFYNHRLEVTGGVLAEESAIMLRGFFRQRRGSGES, from the coding sequence GTGACCGACGACGAAAAGTGGATGCATGAAGCCCTGGCGCTGGCCAAGCAGGGTGCCGCCGAGGGTGAAGTGCCGGTGGGCGCCCTGGTGGTGCGTGACGGGCAGGTGCTCGGGCGTGGCTGGAACCGCCCCATCGCCGGGCATGATCCGACCGCACATGCGGAAGTGATGGCGTTGCGTGATGCCGCGCGTCATGAAGCCAATTACCGGCTGACCGGTGCCACGCTGTACGTCACCATCGAACCCTGCACCATGTGCTTCGGCGCGCTGATGCATGCACGTATCGCGCGGCTGGTGTACGGCGCCACGGAACCGCGCGCGGGCACCTGCGTGAGCCAGTTGCGGCTACCGGAACAGAGCTTTTATAACCATCGTCTTGAAGTGACGGGTGGGGTGTTGGCGGAGGAGAGCGCAATAATGTTGCGTGGGTTCTTTCGGCAGCGGCGTGGGAGCGGCGAAAGCTGA
- the mltF gene encoding membrane-bound lytic murein transglycosylase MltF, translated as MSALKKQIRHLLVPAAILTAVAATTAMKPAPSALERIQARGELVVVTRVSPTTYYEDQYGYTGLEYELAEDFAKELGVDLQIVEADTLDEVFDALRDGRADLAAAGLTITPQRKLEFDFSTGYQAVQEKIIYRMGEPRPRNVSELAGKRIVVLEGSSHAEQLALLQQEVPFLDVEELPGASAEQLLALVHDGRADYTMVDSNAYAIHRTLFPELVSAFDASEAQFGWAFQRETHPQLYHAAQRYLNRVKADGTVAALEQRFYSHAERFNLYAARSFMRHLDNRLPDYTAAFQQAGEDSGFDWRLLAAVGYQESMWDPRAVSPTGVRGLMMLTQHTANEMGVGDREDPFESIRAGAAYLRKLHDRMPARIPEPDRTWMAIAAYNVGIGHLEDARVLTQRQGGDPDLWADVRGRLPLLRQPQHYQHARHGYASGGGQAVVYVRAIRGYYDTLVWATNTQRHGNMMLAMAQPAAEASGNL; from the coding sequence ATGAGCGCACTGAAAAAACAGATCAGGCACCTGCTGGTCCCGGCGGCCATCCTTACTGCCGTGGCTGCCACCACCGCCATGAAACCGGCACCCAGTGCACTGGAGCGTATCCAGGCACGGGGCGAACTGGTCGTGGTGACCCGTGTTTCCCCGACGACCTACTACGAAGACCAGTACGGGTATACCGGCCTCGAATATGAGCTGGCCGAAGATTTTGCCAAGGAACTGGGCGTCGACCTGCAGATCGTCGAAGCCGACACCCTGGACGAAGTGTTCGACGCCCTGCGCGACGGCCGTGCCGACCTGGCCGCCGCCGGCCTGACCATCACCCCGCAGCGCAAACTGGAATTCGACTTCTCCACGGGCTACCAGGCCGTGCAGGAGAAAATCATCTATCGCATGGGCGAGCCGCGCCCACGCAATGTCAGCGAACTGGCCGGCAAGCGCATCGTCGTGCTGGAGGGTAGCAGCCACGCAGAGCAACTGGCGCTGCTGCAGCAGGAAGTGCCATTCCTCGACGTCGAGGAACTGCCGGGCGCCAGCGCCGAGCAACTGCTGGCGCTGGTGCATGACGGGCGGGCCGACTACACCATGGTGGATTCCAACGCCTACGCCATCCACCGCACCCTGTTCCCGGAACTGGTGTCCGCCTTTGACGCCAGCGAAGCGCAATTCGGCTGGGCCTTCCAGCGGGAAACACACCCGCAGCTCTACCATGCAGCTCAGCGCTACCTGAACCGCGTCAAGGCGGACGGCACCGTCGCCGCCCTGGAACAGCGCTTCTACAGCCACGCCGAGCGCTTCAATCTGTACGCGGCACGCTCTTTCATGCGTCACCTGGACAACCGCCTGCCCGACTACACGGCCGCCTTCCAGCAGGCCGGCGAGGACAGTGGCTTCGACTGGCGCCTGCTGGCCGCCGTCGGTTATCAGGAATCCATGTGGGATCCGCGCGCGGTGTCTCCCACCGGCGTCCGCGGCCTGATGATGCTGACCCAGCACACCGCCAATGAAATGGGCGTGGGCGACCGTGAAGATCCGTTTGAAAGCATCCGCGCCGGCGCCGCCTACCTGCGCAAGCTGCACGACCGCATGCCGGCGCGCATCCCCGAGCCGGACCGGACCTGGATGGCGATTGCCGCCTATAACGTCGGTATCGGCCACCTGGAAGACGCCCGCGTGCTGACTCAGCGCCAGGGCGGCGACCCGGACCTGTGGGCCGATGTACGCGGCCGCCTGCCGCTGCTGCGCCAGCCACAGCACTACCAGCACGCCCGCCATGGCTATGCCAGCGGCGGCGGTCAGGCGGTGGTGTATGTACGTGCCATTCGCGGCTACTACGACACCCTGGTCTGGGCCACCAACACCCAGCGCCACGGCAACATGATGCTGGCCATGGCGCAGCCCGCCGCAGAAGCCAGCGGGAACCTCTGA